From Spodoptera frugiperda isolate SF20-4 chromosome 27, AGI-APGP_CSIRO_Sfru_2.0, whole genome shotgun sequence, a single genomic window includes:
- the LOC118263568 gene encoding uncharacterized protein LOC118263568, giving the protein MLFSSIVFMNRTLRRQLISVVIVCILKSNIVVHSTQSPVSENAEKFDGEFDSFLKDLGTLIYRPKHSSDATKHIEHVHHTTVPVKSYRRSQNALSAQKQVLGDVLMLKLVSYYEDKYKLTHIIPTTTESITMLKRYTNSVRFANRVYNQVDRNAVINNQPQNQATYGMARRMQAPKEMDDDEIPEVITL; this is encoded by the exons ATGTTGTTCAGTTCGATAGTTTTCATGAACAGGACGTTGCGTCGACAGTTGATAAGCGTTGTTATCGTTTGCATATTAAAGTCTAATATTGTTGTACACTCAACACAG AGCCCAGTCAGTGAGAATGCAGAGAAGTTCGACGGTGAATTCGACAGTTTCCTAAAAGATTTGGGAACGTTAATCTATAGACCTAAACATTCTTCAGATGCTACCAAACATATTGAACACGTTCATCACACTACAGTTCCAGTCAAGAGTTACAGGAGAAGTCAA aatgCTCTCAGCGCGCAAAAGCAAGTTCTTGGAGATGTGCTCATGCTAAAACTTGTGTCTTATTACGAAGACAAATATAAACTGACACATATAATCCCAACCACTACTGAAAGTATTACAATGTTGAAAAGATATACAAACTCTGTGCGGTTTGCGAATAGAGTATACAATCAAGTCGATAGGAATGCGGTGATAAACAACCAACCTCAAAATCAGGCGACTTATGGTATGGCTAGAAGGATGCAGGCTCCAAAAGAAATG GACGATGACGAAATACCAGAAGTCATAACGTTATag